Sequence from the Candidatus Phytoplasma solani genome:
TACCTCAAGTAGTCCAAAGATCTTTATTACGTATCATTAACGAATTTATTGTCAACGTCAAAGATAGTTGTGTTTTTGGTGTCATCGGTTTGATAGAATTATTTGGAGCTGCTAAAAGCATAAGAACTTTTTCTAGTTACACTATTGTTTTTTTCAACGTCTCTCTCATTTATTTAGCCTTAGTTGGTCTTGCTACTTTTGTCTTAAAAAAATTAGAAATTAAATTAGGAAATAAAAATGCATAATATTTTTGAAATTAAAAACCTTCAAAAAAGTTTTGGTAATCGCATTATTTTAAAAGATATTAACTTAAACATCAAAAAAAACGAAACCATTACTATTATAGGATCTTCTGGGGCGGGCAAATCGTCTCTCCTTAGGTGTCTAAATTTATTAGAAGAAACTGATGCAGGGGCTATTTTATTTAACGGCGATAATATCTTAGACTCACAATACAACCCGACTGTATTACGCCGTCAAGTAGGTATGGTTTTCCAACATTTCAATCTTTTTGAACATAAAAACGTTTTAAAAAATTGTAGTTTAGCATTGACCGAAGTTTTAGGGAAATCTCAAACCGAAGCAGAAACAATTGCAGCCACACACTTAAAAGCTGTTGGCTTAGAAGAGATAATGACACAAAACATTCAAACTCTTTCAGGCGGCCAAAAACAACGAGTTGCTATTGCAAGAGCTTTATGTATGAGTCCTTCTGTGATTTTATTCGATGAACCAACCGCTTCCTTAGACCCTCAACTAACTAAAGAAGTGCTTGATATCATGACTGCTTTAACCAAAGAAGCTATCACTATTGTTTTAGTCACTCACGAAATCGCTTTTGCCCAAAAAATATCTGATCGCATTGTTTTTATGGCTGATGGCGTGATTTTAGAAGAAGGAACGCCACAACAAATTCTTCATGCTCCCAAAAACAAAAAACTTCAAGCTTTTCTTAAAGAAGCGTCTTTTAGTAAGTAAAAACAACTAAAACCAATTATTTAAAAATCATTTTTCACTTCAATCCTCTTACTAGTTTGCATTTAAGGGGGTTTTTCTTTTAACCAAAACAACAAAAAGGAAATTCAAACATGAAACGAAGTCATTTAATTATCATTTTACTTTATTTATTAACGTTGTTCTTCGTTTTATGGGCTGATCTTGATTTTACAATCCCTTTTAATGAAAAAAAAGATTCAAAAGAAGATTTAATTGTTGGTATGGAGCTAGAATATTTGCCTTTAGGTTATTTAACAAGCCAAAACAATCAAGAAGATACTTATCCGATTCAAGGACAAAGTGGCTATGCGGTGGGTTATGATATTACTATTGCCCAACTGTTAGCTAAAAATCTAGACCGTCATTTGGTGATTAAAAAGATTAGTTTTGATGGTTTGATTCCGGCTTTACAAAATAACGAAATACAATTAGTGATTGCAGGACTTTCCAAAACGAAAGCACGCGAAAAAGAGGTTGCCTTTTCTGAACCTTATTGTTTTTTTGAAGTTAAAATGATTTTAACCAAGTCAAAAGAAATTAAAGAATTACAGGATTTAAAAAATTTGAAAATTGGTTTTCAAAATGGTTCTTCTTATGCCAACAGTATTGCTAAAATAAGTGATTTTAGTAGACCTTTTTCAAGTTATAACGACTTAGAGATCTCTTTTTTAGCTAATGACATCGATGGATTTATCGCCGAATCTTTTCTGGCTGACTTTTTTTTAAACCAATTTGACAACAAAGGAAAGACAATTCCAAGCATAAACACAGAAATAACCCAACAATTATTAGAACAAAATAACAGCGAATTATTGCAATCTCGCTTTGCTTTGAATCAAAAAAATCAAACTCTTTTACAAAAGGTCAATGAAGCTTTGAAAAATATAAAAATAAACAAAGATTTTTCAAACAAATTATTGGAAGAAGCCATCCAAAAAGCATCGCAAAACCACAATGATAATCACAAAAACTTATGGGACGTATTTAAACAATATAGATCATTGTATTTGCAAGGTTTAATGATGACCTTTAAAATGGCTTGCTTAGGGACTATGGGGGCTTTTTTTCTGGCCTTGTTGTTGGTCTATGCCAAGGGATTGCCTAAAAGAAAACTTAAAAAAGACATTTGGCGACAATATTTTCATAAATATTTAAAATTAATTATCGATGCTTATATTTTTACTATTAAAAGTATACCGATGATGGTTCAAGCGATGCTTTTTTATTACGGTCTGAAAAGCACTGGGTACTTTGGTTGGTTGACGCCTTTTCAAGGAGGCTTGATTGTAATTTCTTTTAACTCTGCTGCTTATCTGGCAGAAACGATGTTAAAAAATCTGCAATTCTTTGACCCTGGTCAAATCGAAGCTGGTTTGGCTTTGGGGATGACTGACAAACAAATCTTTAAAAAAGTGGTTTTGCCGCAGGTGATACACACTTCTTTATTACGTATTTACAACGAATTTATCAACAATACCAAAGATAGTTGTGTGTTTGGGGTAATTGGAGTGTTTGAACTTGTTAATGCAACTTCTCAAATTAGAGGAGCGATCTTGAATATCAATGTTTTTTTCATCCCTATAATCATTTATCTGTTTTTAACCGCCATAGCTTTTTATGGTTTAAAAAAACTAGAAAAAAGACAAGCACTAAAAAGATAAGTGTGGTTTGATATAGTTTTTGCCACATTAAAGTCTCTTTTTTACATTTAATAATTAACTATCAAAATAAAAACAAAGAACATCATTAACTGAATTCCAAAAATAAAAGTCAATGTTGCTATTGCTAAAAATATCAAGCTAAATTATTGATTAAAAAACTTTTGCAAAACCTTTTTTATTTGCTGCTAGCTAATAAATAGATTTTATTAATTATTTCATTGTTTCATAAAAGACTTTTAAAAACATTTTAAACCCAAAAACCCCAAACTAACTGCCTTTACTCTCTTTTTTTAAGTTTTTTACATTACTAACTACTAAGCACACATTCAAAAAAAACTTATCTTAAATAAAATATCAAGCCAAATTGTTAATTAAAAAAACAGTTTGACTTTTTTTGTTATTTTAATCAAATTATTTCCTAAAAATCGAAAATTTATAACACTCTAGTTGCCTTTTTCTTCTTCTTTGTGGTAGTGGTGCGTGAGGGATATTGGGTTAGGAATTTCTAAAAACTTATCTGTTTTAAAAATAAATTGACAACCCAAAACCAACTGATGGCAATTATTAAAAATATTAAAATTATAATAGGTTTTAGTAATTTTTTTTGGTGTCATTTTTTTAATTCTCTTTTTTTTATATTTTTTTGGTTTGTTTTTTTGTTGTGTTTTGTTTTTTTTGGTTGTTTTGATTGTTTCCTTGTTGTTTGGCTAAGTGCCGTGCGTGGTGTGTGTGGTGTTTTTTTGTTGTTTTAAAATTAAAAGCCACTTTGGAAAGTGGCTCTTTTGGTGTAAAAAAAAGACCCTTGGGATGAGGGTCTTTGATGGGTTTAGTGTGTTTTGGGTTGGGTATGAAAAAAGACCTTCGTTTGAAGGTCTAAAATTATAAATTAAATTAATTATTTGGTTTTGTTGGTGGTGGGGTGGTGTCGACGTAGGTGTGGAATCTGATTGAAAAGTTGCTGCCTGATCTTCCCAACAAAAGGCTTTTTCCTCGGTCGGAAGACGAATTATAGCCAGGGCGGCTTGTTCCTGGTAAATAAAAATACCATTTATCAAGGAACCAACCCCAACCTGTATTATATGCATAATGAAGTTTAAAGTTGTCTTCTTCGGTTGAAAACAAATTAAATTGATAATCATTGTACCATCCAACCCCGCCATCATCTAAACAATAAACTGTTCTGTCGCTTCTGCCTAATTTTTCTCTAATTTCTTTTGCTGTATATGTGGTTCCAGCTTTGAAATAACATTGGTTTTTCCAATTTTCTAAGTTTTGTTCGTAGGTTTGATTGTTATCGTAAGTAAATGTTTTTTCAATTGGTGGTGTAGCTGTTGGTTTGTGAATTAATTTTAAAATTAAAAATAAACCAACGACAAATAATAAAAAAGTTGTAATGATAATGATAATTTTTTGTTTCTTAGTTAATTTGGTCTTCATTTTTTTTATTTCCTTTCTAAATTATATCGTTATTATATCTCAAAAAAAAAAAAAACACAGTTAATGCTTAAAAATGGTTTTTTAATTGTCTTTTTCTAAGACATTAACTTGCTTTTTTCGGTTAGAAATTATTTTTTTATGTGGGTAAAAAAAAGACCCTCGCAAATGAGGATCTTAGAATTGGTTGTTTTTTTTGAAAGTTTTATTTTGTGCCTCCTTTCTTTTGGAGTTTTGGTAGTTGTTTTTTTTGGGTTTTTGTTTTGTTTTGGTTTGAGTTTGTTTTTACATAAAATCATTATTTTGTATTAATGTCGGTGGGGTATTACTTTTATTACTTTTTCCTGTAAAATCATTGACAAATTGTCTGATTTTTTGTAAGTGAGGCTTATTGCTTAAATCTAATTTGTTAATAAAGGTTATTAATTCAAATAAATCATAATTTACTTCACAATAAGGGACTTGTTTAGTGGAGTTAGTTTGATAATTAATTACTGTTTTTTGGGTGACGTACCGGTACCTTCTTTAATTTGATGTTTAATATTTTTTTTCATAATTTGTTTCCCTTTTTTGGATAATTTATTCTTTGATTTAATTAGTCTTTTAGTTTTTCTATTTCTTTTTTTAGTTTTTTAATCTTGTTTAAATATATTTGTGTCTCTTCTTTGTATTTTTGTGCCGCATCTGTTAATTCTTGCACCTCGGCTGTGTCTTGTGTTGCACCTTGGCAGTTGTTGGCATAAATTCTTGAAACTCACAAGCGATTAATTTTAATCAATCAAATTCTACTTCTAAATTTTTAGTCACAAAACGAATGTAAGAAGGGTTATTTTTGATATTGCTATTTAAAATATTAAAAACATCAATGTTTGCGGCAGTATTCAAAAAAACAAGTGTTTTGATTCCAAAAACTACCATTTTCTTCTATATCATACGTCATGAAAACAGGTAAATTGCTGGGTTAATGAGTTTGAATAATCTAATAATTTGCTCCCTTAGATGCATACTAGTTATGTTTTTTTAATTTGCCTGTTTTCATATTTAAAATTATATAAGTTTTTGCAGCCATTAATCCAACATGTAAGAAAACCGGTAAGTTCGTATTGGTTTATCATGTTTTAGAAATCTTAGACGTTTAAAAAAATTAATTCTTTCTGCATGGTCTGCTTTGGTAAGTATCATATTAGAAAACAGTCTATATGCTCTAATAATATCTCCTTCATGTGTTTGATAAGTTAAATAAGGTTTTAATAATGCAGATAGATGAATTGCGCCTCAATAGGTGGGATTGTCATTTTAGACGAGCCATACTATAATATACTACAACAATCCGCCCCTGCCCAAACCGTGCGAGCAAGTTTCCAAGCACACGGCTTTCCACGAACTTCCGCAGACTTTTATCTGTGACATAGGCCTTTGGCATGCTTAGCTGTTTTATCCCCCAATTTGCAGTCTATCTATGGTAGCTTTTTATCTGGACCTGTTTGGAAACAGGGCTACTTTACTCCCTCCGCATTATCGCCTGTATTTCGTCTATGCTTGTTGGGGAACCTGCATTCATCTATCAATTCTGCTTGTTTGCGAAATTCGCTGACTTCTTTCGCCCTATAAAGGTCGTTAACCTTTCTCCTGAGAGGTCGATTGTCTTTATTATTCCAAATAAAGTTTTTCTCCTCTGACTACTAAAAAGTCTCTTTATCCTTGGGCAATAAGGCTTTTAACCCTTATCTGTTAATTTAATAACTACCTTTAGGATTCTCCAAGTTGCTCTAAATATCTACCTTGTCCTTTAGGTGAAGTAGGCCAATCACTTAACCATGCAGTCTCATACGTTTTCGCAGAATTTCTGAGGGGTTGGCGAATTTAGACTGCCCCAAAAAAACTGAACCAGTTAAAAGCCACAAAATATCCAAACTGTTTATTAATTAAAAATAAACAGTTTGGATATTTTTTTTGTACCCAAACTTAAAAAAGGAGAAAAAATGATTGAAGCCGAACGTGCCTTATTAGGTACTTTGCTTTTAAACCCAGAAAAAATTGATGCTGTTAAAAATTTGCTTGAAACTCGAAACTTTAATGAAACCAAACATCGATATATATTCGAGGCAATGAAACACCTCAAAAAACTAAATCGCGAGATTGATTACGTTTCTATTAGTTCTACTTTAGAAACTAATAATAATTTATATAAAATAGGAGGAATGGACTATTTAATTGAATTAGCCGAAATGACGCCTTCAACTCAACATTTAGAAACCTATATTGATTTAATCAAAGAAAACAGCCTTAAAACTGATTTATTAGATTTAATCAAACATTTACCTGTTGAATTATCAAAAACTAAAAATATTCATAATTATTTACAAACAGTAAAAAAACAAGTTGAGGGATTTATCCAAAATACTAAATCACCTTTTATTTCTACAAAAACCTTAATCCCTTCCCTTCGCCAAAATATTATTACTGATAACGAAGATAACCAACTTATAGGAATCAAAACAGGTTTTGATAACCTTGATGAATTAATTTCTGGGTTTAAAAATAAACAATTAATTATTTTAGGCGCAAGAACTGGAATGGGTAAAACCGCTTTTATGTTAAATCTAGTTACAAACATTACACAAATATTTCATAAAAACCAAAAAAACCAAACCGCAGTAATTTTTAGTTTAGAAATGACAGCAGAAGAATTGGGTATTAGGATGCTTTCATCAACATCACAAATCCCTTTAAATAAACTTCAACGCAAAATATTAAATAAAGAAGATAGATTTGAATTGGCTAAGGCAGAGTTTGAGTTAACTAAATTAAATATTTTAATTGATGACGATAGAAATAACAAAATTGAAGATATTAAAAACAAATGTCGCCAAATGAAATACACCAAAGGACTTGATGTTGTTTTTATTGATTACCTCCATTTATTAAAAGAAGACCAAAATTTTAATACCTATCAAGCAACAGCCGTGATTTCACGCGAACTCAAAAAACTAGCAAGTGAACTAAATATTTCAATTATAGCTTTAAGTCAAATGAATCGCGCTACCAACCTTAGAGAAGTCAAAGCGCCTCAATTATCGGATTTAAGAGATTCAGGTACTATCGAACAAGATGCTGATGTTGTAATGTTTTTACATCGTGAAAGTTATTATCAAAAACCAGATAACAATCCACATACTAACTTAATTATCGCCAAAAACCGCAGCGGACAATTAGGAGAATGTAATTTCAATTTTTATAAACAAATTCAAAAATTTGAAGTTTTAAAATAAAAAGGAAATAATCAAATGAATCAATTAACTAATTTACATTTCAAAAATATTAATGTTTTTAATTATCAAACTTCATGTGTTTACATAACTAAACAAATATGTCAACCATCTTTCTTTATTAAACCTTTTAATGAATATATGTTAGAATCTCACAATAATCTAAATAAATATCTAGAAATTAACAACTATAACTCCCAAAGTCAAAAAGCAATCCGCGGTAAAATCAATGAATACTTAATTTTGCTTTATCTAAACAACAAAGGAATCACAAACTTATACCCTCAAGCTTATTTATTCTTCATCCCCGACATTAAATTCGATTTAGTGTTATTTACGAAAACAAAAAGAATCATCGCTTTTAACTTCAAAACATCCCTGCGAGACCGATACAAACAAACAATTGTCGAAGCCCAACAATTAAAAAAACTAGATACGCGTTTTGAATTCTATTTATTAACTAACAATACCATTGAATCCCAAAGATTAAACAACAAAATTGCAAATGGCAAAGTTCAAGGCATAAATCAAGTCATTAATCTATTTTCTAACAATGCAAATCAATTCTTACAAACCTTACTTACTAACCAATTCATCTCTTTTTCACCAATTACTTTAATTAAAAAAATGGTGCACTCAAATGACAAATAAATTAATCGTTTTTGAAGGCTTAGATGGCAGCGGAAAAACTACTTTAATTAAACAATTAAAAAAATATTTAAAAAATCAACACAAAAAAGTAATTTTGTGTCAAGGGTTAGGAAGCTCTTCAATCGGTAAACAAATTAGAAATTTATTTTTAAATCAATCAAATTTATCACCTAATACTAGATTTTTACTTAGTTTAACTAATATGCTCCAAACCCAAGAAGAGCTCATTATTCCTGGTTTATTAAAAAGTTATATTGTTTTAGTTGACCGTTGGTATGATTCTACTTTTGCTTATCAAAGTGACGATATAAACCTTGATTATGGCGACAAAATGTTAACTTCAAAAATTATAAATCATTTTTTAATCAAACCTAATTTAACCATATATCTAGATATCAACCCAAAAATAGGATTAAAAAGAAAACAAATTCAAACCAATCACAAATTAGACCCAATCGAACAAAAACCCTTAATTTATTTTCAAAATGTTCGCAAAAATTACTTAAACCAACACAAATACTGTAATAATCCAAATTGCAAACAAGAAAATTGCAATAGTTTTTTAATTAATGCAACACAATCTAAAAATAAAATTTTAAAACAAATAATTAAAATTTTAACCATTAAACAAATATTCTAAATACTTAAAGGAAAGTAAAAAAATGACTAAAAAAGACATTGAAAAACAAATCAAAGAATTAGAAGCAAAAATAAAAGAATACGAAGCGTCATCACAAGCGTTAATAAAAATGTCACAAAATATCACAACAGAAGCTCAACAATTCAGAACAAAAGAAAAAAAATACACAATAAAACCAAAAAAACACCCAGCATTAGCACAAATGTTTTCAGTTGCGGCCAAAGAATATGAAACGCAAGCACGAAAACGAACAGCAGAAGCCCAAGAATACAAAGATAAAATCCAACAACTCAAAAAAGAAAAAACCAAAATAAAAGGGGAAATAAAATAAAATGAAAACAGACGAATTATTAAAAAATGAAGTATTTACCAAAAAACTGAAACGTTATATTGAATTTGAAAATACACTTGATTCTTTAAACGGAGGCGGTAGAGGTTTCGAAACCCTTTATGAAACTTTATGCGAAACTAAAATGAATATGTCAGAAACTTTTTGCGAGTTCATTAATAATTTAGATAAAAAACTTCAAGAGTTCAAAACAATAATTGAAACAAAAAAAGAGTTTTTAGAAGAATTAATTAAAGAAGAATACAAGCTAGATGACAAACATTTTCGAGATTTAGATTATGAAATTTAAAAAAACCAAAACCAAATAAATAAGGAGAACCCAAAAAATGACAAAAAAAGAATTAATTAGAAAAATAGCTGAAGTAAATGAAACCTCAATCACAAAAACTGAGGAATTTTATAACTCATTTGAATTTGCTTTGAATGAGGCAATCACTACTTATGAAGAAGTAGTTTTATCACCTCAAATTGGCAAATTCATCTTAAAATCAAGAAAAGCCCACATAGGAAGAAATCCTAAAACTGGAAAAAAACTAAAAATACCTGCCAAAACAGTAGTAACTTTCAAACCATCTAAAACCATCAAAGATGCAGTTAAAAAACTAGAATTAAATTAAAAAACAAAGGAGAATAATATGAAATTAAAAAACCCTTCATTACCTATTTTTGTAATCGCCATATACTCCGTATTAAGTGCATTTTTTCTTTTCAAAATAATTAATTATTTTGAATTAAGTGCAAAAGCTATATTCCACATTACAATATTTGCAATTTTGTTACAAAATATTTTATTTTTTATATTAATTTCAATAAACCCAAATCAAAGGACAACGAAAACCACCAAAAAACAATATATCAATAAATATGGACGTAAAAAAATTCATTATCAACATGATGGAACAACGATTGATTATATAAATGAATACGATAAAGTCACTAGTGAACTAGTTAAAACAACTAAATTCCGATCCGACGGCGTAAGAATTGATTGGATTGCAGAACGCGACCCTCAAACTGGTAATCGAATCAAAGACACTTATTTTAACCCCGACGGCGTAGGAATTGAGTTGATCCTAGAATACGACCCTAAAACTGGTAATAAAATCAAAAAAACTGAATTCCACCCCGACGGCGTAAGAATTCATTCTATAATTGAATACGACCCTCAAACTGGCATTAAAATCAAAGACTTCTCATTCCAAAAAGATGGCAAAACAATTTGGGACATCTGCGAATTCGACCCCAAAACAGGAAAATTCCTAAAAACCCACACCCAATCAAGCAAACTTGTCAAAACCGAACAAAAAAATATAAATAACCAAATAAAAAGGAGAACCAAATAATGAAAAATATAATCAAAGAAACTACTGACAAATACGGATATAGAGTTGTTGTTGAACTTAACCAAAACAACCAACTAATCAAACAAACCCAATACAACCCCGACGGCAAAACAATTTGGTACATCAACGAATACGACCCACAAACAGGACACCCAACCAAACAAACCGAATTCAAATCCGACGGCCAAACAATTGATTACATCGAAGAATTCAACCCCGAAACTGGTAATAAAATCAAAAAAACTGAATTCCACCCCGACGGCGTAGGAATTGATTGGATTGAAGAATACGACCCTCAAACTGGCAATAAAACCAAACAAACCGAATTCAAATCCGACGGCCAAACAATTGATTACATCGAAGAATTCAACCCCGAAACTGGCAAAATTATCAAAGACATCTTTTACAACCCCGATGGCTCAATTAGATCTATTGAAGAATATGATGAAGATGATGACGACCACGAATGCAATTGTGAATATTGCGATCAATAATAATATCACACTTAAAAAAACTCAACAACCTACCAACAAAACCAAAAAATACAAAAAAACAAATAATCAAAGGAGAATTAAAAAAATGCAAAAAGCAAAAGAATATCAAACAATTAATTACCAACCCGACGGAACAATTAAATCTATAATTGAATTTAACCCATCCACTGGCAAACAAGTTAAAGCCACTATTTTTCAACAAGATGGAACAACTGTTGATTATATAATTGAATTTGACCCATCCACTGGCAAAACAATTAAACACACTCATTACCGCCCCCACGGAAAAACTATTAATTTTATATATGAATTTAACCCATCCACTGGCAAAAAAATTAAAGAAACTACATACCAAGACGACGGAAAAAAGATTGATTTTATAAGTGAATTTAACCCATCCACTGGCGAACTAGTTAAAACAATTAATTACCAACCCGACGGCAAAACAATTTGGTACATCAACGAATACGACCCACAAACAGGACACCCAACCAAACAAACCGAATTCAAATCCGACGGCAAAACAATTGACTACATCCGCGAATACGACCCAAAAACTGGTAATGAAATCAAAACAACTACATACCACCCCGACGGCGTAGGAATTAAGTGGATCCGAGAATTCAACCCAAAAACTGGCGAACTAATCAAAACGACATATTACCACCCCGACGGCAAAAAAATTTGGTACATCAACGAATACGACCCACAAACAGGACACCCAACCAAACAAACCGAATTCAAATCCGACGGCAAAACAATTGACTACATCCGCGAATACGACCCTAAAACTGGTAA
This genomic interval carries:
- a CDS encoding amino acid ABC transporter ATP-binding protein, with the protein product MHNIFEIKNLQKSFGNRIILKDINLNIKKNETITIIGSSGAGKSSLLRCLNLLEETDAGAILFNGDNILDSQYNPTVLRRQVGMVFQHFNLFEHKNVLKNCSLALTEVLGKSQTEAETIAATHLKAVGLEEIMTQNIQTLSGGQKQRVAIARALCMSPSVILFDEPTASLDPQLTKEVLDIMTALTKEAITIVLVTHEIAFAQKISDRIVFMADGVILEEGTPQQILHAPKNKKLQAFLKEASFSK
- a CDS encoding ABC transporter substrate-binding protein/permease, with the translated sequence MKRSHLIIILLYLLTLFFVLWADLDFTIPFNEKKDSKEDLIVGMELEYLPLGYLTSQNNQEDTYPIQGQSGYAVGYDITIAQLLAKNLDRHLVIKKISFDGLIPALQNNEIQLVIAGLSKTKAREKEVAFSEPYCFFEVKMILTKSKEIKELQDLKNLKIGFQNGSSYANSIAKISDFSRPFSSYNDLEISFLANDIDGFIAESFLADFFLNQFDNKGKTIPSINTEITQQLLEQNNSELLQSRFALNQKNQTLLQKVNEALKNIKINKDFSNKLLEEAIQKASQNHNDNHKNLWDVFKQYRSLYLQGLMMTFKMACLGTMGAFFLALLLVYAKGLPKRKLKKDIWRQYFHKYLKLIIDAYIFTIKSIPMMVQAMLFYYGLKSTGYFGWLTPFQGGLIVISFNSAAYLAETMLKNLQFFDPGQIEAGLALGMTDKQIFKKVVLPQVIHTSLLRIYNEFINNTKDSCVFGVIGVFELVNATSQIRGAILNINVFFIPIIIYLFLTAIAFYGLKKLEKRQALKR
- the dnaB gene encoding replicative DNA helicase, producing the protein MIEAERALLGTLLLNPEKIDAVKNLLETRNFNETKHRYIFEAMKHLKKLNREIDYVSISSTLETNNNLYKIGGMDYLIELAEMTPSTQHLETYIDLIKENSLKTDLLDLIKHLPVELSKTKNIHNYLQTVKKQVEGFIQNTKSPFISTKTLIPSLRQNIITDNEDNQLIGIKTGFDNLDELISGFKNKQLIILGARTGMGKTAFMLNLVTNITQIFHKNQKNQTAVIFSLEMTAEELGIRMLSSTSQIPLNKLQRKILNKEDRFELAKAEFELTKLNILIDDDRNNKIEDIKNKCRQMKYTKGLDVVFIDYLHLLKEDQNFNTYQATAVISRELKKLASELNISIIALSQMNRATNLREVKAPQLSDLRDSGTIEQDADVVMFLHRESYYQKPDNNPHTNLIIAKNRSGQLGECNFNFYKQIQKFEVLK
- the tmk gene encoding dTMP kinase, with protein sequence MTNKLIVFEGLDGSGKTTLIKQLKKYLKNQHKKVILCQGLGSSSIGKQIRNLFLNQSNLSPNTRFLLSLTNMLQTQEELIIPGLLKSYIVLVDRWYDSTFAYQSDDINLDYGDKMLTSKIINHFLIKPNLTIYLDINPKIGLKRKQIQTNHKLDPIEQKPLIYFQNVRKNYLNQHKYCNNPNCKQENCNSFLINATQSKNKILKQIIKILTIKQIF
- a CDS encoding HU family DNA-binding protein, with protein sequence MTKKELIRKIAEVNETSITKTEEFYNSFEFALNEAITTYEEVVLSPQIGKFILKSRKAHIGRNPKTGKKLKIPAKTVVTFKPSKTIKDAVKKLELN
- a CDS encoding DUF2963 domain-containing protein, which produces MKLKNPSLPIFVIAIYSVLSAFFLFKIINYFELSAKAIFHITIFAILLQNILFFILISINPNQRTTKTTKKQYINKYGRKKIHYQHDGTTIDYINEYDKVTSELVKTTKFRSDGVRIDWIAERDPQTGNRIKDTYFNPDGVGIELILEYDPKTGNKIKKTEFHPDGVRIHSIIEYDPQTGIKIKDFSFQKDGKTIWDICEFDPKTGKFLKTHTQSSKLVKTEQKNINNQIKRRTK
- a CDS encoding DUF2963 domain-containing protein, with the translated sequence MKNIIKETTDKYGYRVVVELNQNNQLIKQTQYNPDGKTIWYINEYDPQTGHPTKQTEFKSDGQTIDYIEEFNPETGNKIKKTEFHPDGVGIDWIEEYDPQTGNKTKQTEFKSDGQTIDYIEEFNPETGKIIKDIFYNPDGSIRSIEEYDEDDDDHECNCEYCDQ
- a CDS encoding DUF2963 domain-containing protein → MQKAKEYQTINYQPDGTIKSIIEFNPSTGKQVKATIFQQDGTTVDYIIEFDPSTGKTIKHTHYRPHGKTINFIYEFNPSTGKKIKETTYQDDGKKIDFISEFNPSTGELVKTINYQPDGKTIWYINEYDPQTGHPTKQTEFKSDGKTIDYIREYDPKTGNEIKTTTYHPDGVGIKWIREFNPKTGELIKTTYYHPDGKKIWYINEYDPQTGHPTKQTEFKSDGKTIDYIREYDPKTGNKINKTKFRSDGQTIDYIEEFNPETGNKIKKTEFKFDGVGIDWIEEFNPETGNKIKKTDYRSDGQTIDYIEEFNPETGKIIKDIFYNPDGSIRSIEEYDEDDDDHECNCEYCDQ